A single genomic interval of Falco naumanni isolate bFalNau1 chromosome 11, bFalNau1.pat, whole genome shotgun sequence harbors:
- the HEBP2 gene encoding heme-binding protein 2, with amino-acid sequence MIKSFKQTFLSLDLQSPRWSSAEMTAKDYELRQYETAKWVSTVIRGETQKEAMRQGFWKLFHYIQGKNEKEMKIDMTVPVTCLIKSGCADFKISFFVPFEHQDSPPQPTDSDVFIEERKAAAIFVRSFGGFASPEKYAEEAEVLARILRNRGQPFHEDFFYTAGYDSPFKLFNRHNEVWYFKK; translated from the exons ATGATCAAATCCTTCAAGCAAACGTTTCTGTCCCTGGATCTGCAGTCCCCTCGGTGGAGCTCAGCAGAGATGACG GCAAAGGATTACGAACTGCGTCAGTATGAGACAGCAAAGTGGGTCAGCACTGTCATTAGGGGAGAAACCCAGAAGGAGGCGATGCGCCAGGGCTTCTGGAAACTCTTCCACTACATCCAagggaagaatgaaaaag AAATGAAGATCGACATGACTGTACCAGTGACATGCCTGATAAAATCTGGCTGCGCAGACTTCAAGATCTCTTTCTTTGTGCCATTTGAACACCAGGActccccaccacagcccaccGACTCAGATGTGTTCATTGAagagaggaaggcagcagccatCTTTGTTCG GTCCTTCGGCGGATTTGCTTCCCCAGAGAAATACGCTGAGGAAGCTGAAGTCTTGGCCAGAATCTTAAGAAACAGAGGCCAACCATTCCATGAAGACTTCTTCTACACTGCAGGCTATGACAGTCCCTTCAAGCTCTTTAACAGGCACAATGAAgtgtggtattttaaaaaataa
- the ZBTB37 gene encoding zinc finger and BTB domain-containing protein 37 has translation MEKSGNIQLEIPDFSNSVLSHLNQLRMQGRLCDIVVNVQGQAFRAHKVVLAASSPYFRDHMSLNEMSTVSISVIKNPSVFEQLLSFCYTGRICLQLADIISYLTAASFLQMQHIIDKCTQILEGIHFKINVAEVEAELSQTRTKHQERPPESHRVTPNLNRSLSPRHNTPKGSRLGQVSTVLDIRELSPPEESTSPQIIEQSSDVEGREPILRINRAGQWYVETGMGDHGGRNDDDVRVLGGVRIKTENLEEWLGAEHQPSGEDGSSAEEVTAMVIDTTGHGSMGQEAYALGSSGAKVVRPTSSEIDRFSPSGSMVAVTERYRSKSESPGRMDEPKQPSSQGEESAMLGVSGYVEYLREQEVSERWFRYNPRLTCIYCAKSFNQKGSLDRHMRLHMGITPFVCRMCGKKYTRKDQLEYHIRKHTGNKPFHCHVCGKSFPFQAILNQHFRKNHPGCMPLEGPHSISPETTVTSRGQAEEESPPQEEAVAVGETAQGSVSTTGPD, from the exons ATGGAGAAGAGTGGGAACATTCAGCTAGAGATTCCCGACTTCAGTAACTCTGTCCTGAGCCACCTGAACCAGTTACGCATGCAGGGTCGCCTGTGTGACATCGTGGTCAACGTGCAGGGGCAAGCTTTTCGTGCTCACAAGgtggtgctggctgccagctctcccTACTTCCGTGACCACATGTCCTTGAACGAAATGAGCACCGTTTCCATTTCTGTCATCAAGAACCCTTCTGTTTTCGAGCAGCTCCTTTCCTTTTGTTATACCGGTAGGATATGTCTGCAGCTGGCTGACATCATCAGTTACCTAACGGCCGCTAGTTTCTTGCAGATGCAGCACATCATAGACAAATGCACGCAGATTCTTGAGGGAATTCATTTCAAAATCAACGTGGCAGAGGTGGAAGCGGAACTGAGCCAGACCAGGACAAAGCATCAGGAGAGACCACCGGAGTCTCACCGGGTGACGCCAAACCTGAACCGTTCCCTGAGCCCACGTCACAACACCCCAAAGGGGAGTCGCCTGGGCCAGGTTAGCACAGTACTGGACATTCGGGAACTCAGCCCACCTGAGGAGTCCACCAGCCCCCAGATAATTGAGCAGAGTTCGGATGTGGAAGGCAGGGAGCCCATACTACGGATTAACAGAGCGGGACAGTGGTACGTTGAGACGGGAATGGGAGACCATGGGGGACGGAACGATGACGACGTCCGGGTGTTGGGAGGAGTACGAATTAAAACAGAGAACCTGGAGGAGTGGCTCGGGGCAGAGCATCAGCCATCAGGAGAAGATGGGAGCAGCGCTGAGGAGGTCACTGCTATGGTGATTGACACCACAGGCCACGGATCTATGGGCCAAGAGGCTTATGCGTTAGGGTCCTCCGGGGCCAAAGTGGTTAGGCCAACCAGCAGTGAGATTGACAG atTTAGCCCTTCTGGCAGCATGGTCGCTGTGACTGAGCGGTACAGATCAAAAAGCGAGTCTCCCGGGCGGATGGATGAGCCCAAGCAGCCCAGTTCCCAG GGGGAGGAATCGGCCATGCTTGGAGTGAGCGGTTATGTGGAATATCTCCGGGAGCAGGAGGTTTCAGAGCGCTGGTTCCGGTACAACCCACGGCTCACTTGTATTTACTGCGCCAAGTCCTTCAACCAGAAAGGCAGCCTGGACCGGCACATGCGTCTCCACATGGGCATCACACCTTTTGTCTGCCGCATGTGTGGGAAGAAGTACACCCGCAAGGATCAGCTGGAGTACCACATCCGCAAGCACACAGGCAACAAGCCCTTTCATTGCCACGTCTGTGGCAAAAGCTTCCCTTTCCAGGCCATCCTCAACCAGCACTTTCGCAAGAACCACCCTGGCTGTATGCCTCTGGAGGGGCCTCACAGCATCTCCCCTGAGACCACCGTCACATCTcgggggcaggcagaggaggaatcTCCTCCACAGGAGGAGGCTGTCGCTGTGGGGGAGACGGCACAGGGATCTGTGTCCACGACAGGGCCAGATTGA